A window of Drosophila sulfurigaster albostrigata strain 15112-1811.04 chromosome X, ASM2355843v2, whole genome shotgun sequence genomic DNA:
tgtgtatatttattttaactagTGCAAAATACGCAGtaacagcacagcagcaaacaaccaGTGAGAGAAATAAAGCGCGcgaacgcaacaacaacaagaaccacCCACAACAAGAGGATTTGAAAAGAAGAGtcacaaccaacaacaacaaaaccaacaagaACAACGGCAGCTAAAGCGTTTCGACAGCATCAGCAAAAAGTTTACAGCcaagcgagagcgagcgattgtgagtgtgtacgtgtgtatgtgtgtgtgtgtgtgtgtgtgtgttcagaGTGTGTAAGTGTGCTGTGCGAAGCAAACAATCAATCGAagacaagagcagcagcaggaagcAACCCCCCGTCCCCCCACGCCACGCACACATCTAAGCaagcaaaaacagcagcaacaacaagaacaagaacagcaaTAAGGAGGACAAGAAAGTTTTGCGgggaaagcaaaagcaaaagtgatGGACTcggataacgataacgatttTTTGGACAATGTCGATTCGGGCAATGTATCGTCGGGCGATGACGGTGACGATGATTTTGCCATGGAGGTGGATATGCCCAGTTCGACGGAACGTCAGCTGGACGCCGATGACCATCAGTATAAGGTGCTAACCACAGATGAAATAGTGCAGTATCAGCGCGAAATAATCGATGAGGTTAATCGTGTGCTAAAGGTGAGTCACACACCCGATCAAcatactttatatacatatacatatgtatatatatatatatatatatatatatatatatatatatatatgtacatatatatacagatagatctatataaatatttgtacatatCATTTCATATAATGCTCTGATAAGCTGGCTAACTGACTGACTCAACTGTTGTGCTTAATCATAATGAACTGTTTTCTCAtttcctctctccctctcgctctcacgCTCTCTCCCTCAGCTATCGACGCCCATAACACGAATACTGCTGAATCAATTCAAGTGGGACAAGGAGAAGCTGCTGGAGAAATATTTCGATGGCAGCGAAGATAATACGGAAGAGTTCTTCAAATGCGCACACGTCATAAATCCGTTTAACAAGCCTGCCGAGTCGGTGCTGCAAAAGGTAAACATCACAGCTTGCTACACAACATCTCGTTGACTCGCTCTAATACGCATcttttctgtctctctctctctctctctctatcagACCACACGGAGCCAGTGCGAGGAGTGCGAGATTTGTTTCTCATTGTTGCCGCCAGATGTAAGTCTCCACAATAGTATTCTCTCCACTCTAAACTATAGTTCatcttctctccctctctctctctctctcgctcgctctgtAGTCCATGACTGGCTTGGAGTGTGGCCATCGCTTTTGCCTGAACTGCTGGCGAGAGTATCTGACAACGAAAATCGTTACAGAGGGTCTCGGCCAGAAAATATCGTGCGCCGCGCACGGCTGTGATATTTTAGTGGATGATGTGACCGTTACCAATTTGGTGCCAGACGTTAAGGTCAAGGTCAAATACCAGCAGCTGATAACCAATAGCTTCGTTGAATGCAATCAACTATTACGCTGGTGTCCGTCCGTTGATTGCACCTATGCGGTCAAGGTGCCGTATGCGGAATCCCGTCGCGTCCACTGCAAGTGCGGCCATATCTTTTGCTTTGCCTGCGGCGAAAATTGGCACGATCCGGTGCAGTGTCGCTGGCTGAAGAAGTGGATCAAGAAGTGCGACGATGACTCCGAGACGTCCAATTGGATTGCAGCCAATACCAAAGAGTGTCCCAGATGCAGTGTCACCATCGAAAAGGATGGCGGCTGCAATCACATGGTCTGCAAGAATCAAAATTGCAAACACGACTTCTGCTGGGTCTGTCTCGGATCCTGGGAGCCCCACGGTTCGTCCTGGTACAATTGCAATCGCTATGACGAGGACGAGGCCAAAGCGGCGCGCGATGCCCAAGAAAAGCTACGTTCATCACTGGCCAGGTATTATCTTTCATTTTGAatgctttcattttattttaattattttctattcatttCTCGAAACAGATATTTGCACTATTATAATCGCTACATGAACCACATGCAATCCATGAAGTTTGAGAACAAATTGTATGCTTCGGTCAAGCAAAAAATGGAGGAAATGCAACAGCACAATATGTCCTGGATCGAGGTGTGTGTTCTTCATGCTCATTATCATACTTTGTATTCCTTGAAACGATGTTTTTAGTAGAAATTAAAAGAAgtgtttaattagttttacaTAGCACAATATGTCCTAGATAGAGGTGTGTGATCTTCTTGCTCATTATCATACTTTGTACTCTTTGAATCGAGAGTCAAAATTGACAGTAGAAAGGAAAAGAAGTGTTTAGTTAACTAAAATTCAATGTTTAAGTAACACAATATGTCTTAGATCTAGGTGTGTGTTCTTTATGCTCATTAACATTATTTCTTCTCCATAAAGCAATAGCTTAAATTTACAGTAGAAAGGAAGAGAAGTGTTTAATTAGTTAACTCGAATTCAGTGCGTAAATTAGATGTTATAATAGAAGTGTGTTGATCATGCTCATCATTTATTTCATCATTATTACAGTAGAATGAACACGTTAGAAAGctagagtcgagtgtgctcgactgtgggaTACTCtctacctattttgaataagagcaaaTACCACACAGATctttttcataaaatacatataccgaatcaatacaaaaatactgaaaacttACCAAATGctattattggtatattgattcagtactaaattcaaaaactaccatagagtgaaaaatataccatattgttcACGAAAGCTACTAAAACAGACGAAAGCTGCAATACACGTTTTTCGCATTcagaaatatttctttaatagaataatttatattttttatggggtcggagatgtctcctgaaagcacaaagttatatgggtagcgggtataaaaatcagtGATGAATTAGTTAAcatgaattcattttatatcatttcattttgttgcacgattaattcatttgatttgttttggtttctaGGTGCAATTCCTGAAAAAGGCTGTCGATATACTCTGCCAATGTCGCCAGACCCTTATGTACACATACGTATTTGcgtattatttgaaaaagaaCAATCAATCGATGATATTCGAGGATAATCAGAAGGATTTGGAGTCGGCAACAGAAAAGCTGTCCGAGTATTTGGAACGTGATATTACATCCGAAAATCTGGCTGATATTAAACAGAAAGTACAGGATAAATACAGGTGAATACgtttgatttaaattgaaattgaaaattgttaattgtgAATTCGATTGGATTGCAGATATTGTGAGAAACGTTGCACAGTCCTGCTCAACCATGTGCACGAAGGATATGAAAAGGATTGGTGGGATTATACAGAATGACGCGAGTCCTGGCTGGATAATTAAGGCAACAAAATGCGCAGTCGGAGTGTAACTAGCAATTGGCATTAACAGTAGCAGTAGCAGATAACAGTTAGCAGTTTAGCAGttaagcagcaacagcagcagcagcagcagtcgtaacaacaacatcaaccacaacaacaacaaccacaaagcAGGCAATTCGAGATGTGGAGATGAAGATACAGATGAAAAGATAGCTAAGAAAAACGGagatgaacaacaacaaaatgcagtgcaaagcaaaaaataattataaaaaaaagcagaaataaaattttcacacacacacatacacacaaacaaagaaaagcaaaaaacattaaatgaaaataacaacTACACATAGAGGCACGATTAAATGCGGTGGAAGAAGATTTTGGGGgggaaacaaacaacaaaagaaaaacatatgTTACCGAAACAGAAAAGTACATTAAAACcgtcaaaaatgaaaaaagtttaataaataaaaattatatttaaaaaaaaagaaagaaaaaaaagaataagaaacaaaagaaaaaacggaAATGCAGTTACAAGATAATTCAGAATAAGTGAAGCGTTATATTAAAccatactatataaaatatatatatgcatatatacattttttctctTCGTGTTGATCAGCAGAACTTCAAAATGGCGATGTCGACTGATCTGATCCAGAATACtcgcttacacacacacacacacacagacacacacacacacgatcACATTCAGCCAAGATCTTAAGTAAACTCGCAAGAATGCCACTTCGTg
This region includes:
- the LOC133847582 gene encoding E3 ubiquitin-protein ligase ariadne-1, with translation MDSDNDNDFLDNVDSGNVSSGDDGDDDFAMEVDMPSSTERQLDADDHQYKVLTTDEIVQYQREIIDEVNRVLKLSTPITRILLNQFKWDKEKLLEKYFDGSEDNTEEFFKCAHVINPFNKPAESVLQKTTRSQCEECEICFSLLPPDSMTGLECGHRFCLNCWREYLTTKIVTEGLGQKISCAAHGCDILVDDVTVTNLVPDVKVKVKYQQLITNSFVECNQLLRWCPSVDCTYAVKVPYAESRRVHCKCGHIFCFACGENWHDPVQCRWLKKWIKKCDDDSETSNWIAANTKECPRCSVTIEKDGGCNHMVCKNQNCKHDFCWVCLGSWEPHGSSWYNCNRYDEDEAKAARDAQEKLRSSLARYLHYYNRYMNHMQSMKFENKLYASVKQKMEEMQQHNMSWIEVQFLKKAVDILCQCRQTLMYTYVFAYYLKKNNQSMIFEDNQKDLESATEKLSEYLERDITSENLADIKQKVQDKYRYCEKRCTVLLNHVHEGYEKDWWDYTE